In Pseudomonas fluorescens, the following are encoded in one genomic region:
- a CDS encoding MATE family efflux transporter → MQTPNPQRALWKTYLLFLAPMVLSNFLQSMSGTVNSIYIGQMLGTQALAAVSGMFPIVFFFIALVIGLGAGAGVLIGQAWGAREMHLVKAIAGATLLLGVLIGLAAAVVGSVFARSALVGLGTPADVLDDAVAYAHVMLWIMPSLLVFVLFTQLLRGVSDTLSPLLALVVSTCVGLALTPALIRGWLGFAPMGIQSAAFAGLVGNLVAMGLLAWRLIGKGHPLAPDREFFAAMKLDMAILGKVLRIGLPTGLQMVVLSLSELVILALVNQHGSQATAAYGAVTQIVNYVQFPALSIAITASILGAQAIGAGRIERIGPILKTGLMINVCLTGGLVVLGYLLSSWLLASFLTEEATLNMAEHLLHIMLWSLLVFGFQAIIGGIMRASGTVMVPVAISIVCVVGIQLPAAYLLDANYGLQGVWMAFPVAYLGMLALQTLYYKVVWQHQKIERLV, encoded by the coding sequence ATGCAAACCCCCAACCCCCAACGCGCCCTCTGGAAAACCTACCTCCTTTTCCTTGCCCCGATGGTCCTGTCGAACTTCCTGCAATCCATGTCCGGCACGGTCAACAGCATCTACATCGGCCAGATGCTCGGCACCCAGGCCCTGGCGGCGGTGTCGGGAATGTTCCCCATCGTGTTTTTCTTCATCGCCCTGGTCATCGGCCTTGGCGCCGGCGCCGGGGTGTTGATCGGGCAGGCGTGGGGGGCGCGGGAGATGCATCTGGTGAAGGCGATTGCCGGGGCGACGTTGTTGTTGGGGGTATTGATCGGGTTGGCGGCGGCGGTGGTGGGGAGTGTGTTTGCGCGGTCGGCGTTGGTGGGGTTGGGGACGCCGGCGGATGTGCTGGACGATGCGGTGGCGTATGCCCATGTGATGTTGTGGATCATGCCGTCGCTGTTGGTGTTTGTGTTGTTCACCCAGTTGCTGCGCGGGGTCAGTGATACGTTGTCGCCGTTGCTGGCGCTGGTGGTGTCGACCTGCGTGGGGCTGGCGCTGACGCCGGCATTGATTCGCGGGTGGTTGGGTTTTGCGCCGATGGGGATTCAGAGTGCGGCGTTTGCCGGGTTGGTGGGTAACCTGGTAGCGATGGGGCTGCTGGCGTGGCGCTTGATTGGCAAGGGCCATCCGCTGGCGCCGGACCGCGAGTTCTTTGCGGCGATGAAGCTGGACATGGCGATTCTCGGCAAGGTGCTGCGCATCGGTTTGCCCACCGGATTGCAGATGGTGGTGTTGTCGCTGTCGGAGCTGGTGATTCTGGCGCTGGTGAACCAGCACGGTTCCCAGGCGACGGCGGCGTATGGCGCGGTGACGCAGATCGTCAATTACGTGCAGTTCCCGGCGCTGTCGATTGCGATTACCGCGTCGATCCTCGGAGCGCAGGCGATCGGGGCCGGGCGCATCGAGCGCATCGGGCCGATCCTGAAGACCGGGCTGATGATCAATGTGTGTTTGACCGGTGGCCTGGTGGTGCTCGGGTACCTGTTGTCGAGCTGGTTGCTGGCGTCGTTCCTCACCGAAGAGGCGACGCTCAACATGGCTGAGCACCTGTTGCACATCATGCTCTGGAGCCTGTTGGTGTTCGGCTTCCAGGCGATCATCGGCGGCATCATGCGCGCCAGCGGCACGGTGATGGTGCCGGTGGCGATTTCCATTGTCTGCGTGGTCGGGATTCAGTTGCCGGCGGCGTATCTGCTGGATGCGAATTACGGGCTGCAAGGGGTATGGATGGCGTTTCCGGTGGCATATCTGGGGATGCTGGCGTTGCAGACGCTGTATTACAAAGTGGTGTGGCAGCATCAGAAGATTGAGCGGTTGGTGTAG